Proteins encoded in a region of the Pieris rapae chromosome 10, ilPieRapa1.1, whole genome shotgun sequence genome:
- the LOC110993995 gene encoding 5'-AMP-activated protein kinase subunit beta-1 — translation MGNAGSNPPKEWTKDHQSKHVEVGPSSPTKDGEAFTFDKKTDDDRSGRDDDNILEEGAPYYTKAVPEHEDHDEEPMPRKRSNTLTESNKNIEDVQVLPTVFKWEGGGKQVFISGTFTDWKTIPMVKSHGDFVTIIDLPEGEHQYKYFVDGEWRHDPTVKVVDNGMGSKNNLVTVKMSDFEVFQALAKDSEGIHSSAQTEYSQEIPQSKPWEKVSGPPILPPHLLQVILNKDTPLSCEPTLLPEPNHVMLNHLYALSIKDGVMVLSATHRHRKKYVTTLLYKPI, via the exons ATGGGTAACGCAGGGAGTAATCCTCCTAAGGAATGGACAAAAGATCATCAAAGTAAACATGTTGAAGTTGGACCATCTTCTCCAACGAAAGATGGAGAGGCCTTTACATTTGACAAGAAAACAGACGACGACCGAAGCGGTCGAGACGATGACAATATCCTTGAAGAAGGAGCTCCATATTATACAAAAGCTGTGCCTGAACATGAAGATCATGATGAAGAACCAATGCCCCGTAAAAGATCAAATACATTAACTGAAAGCAATAAGAATATAGAAGATGTTCAAGTGTTACCTACAGTCTTCAAATGGGAAGGAGGAGGAAAACAG GTTTTTATCAGTGGAACATTTACTGATTGGAAAACAATTCCCATGGTCAAATCTCATGGAGATTTTGTAACTATTATTGACCTACCAGAAGGTGAGCATCagtataaatatttcgtaGATGGAGAATGGAGACATGATCCTACAGTA aaagttGTAGACAATGGTATGGGATCTAAAAACAATTTGGTAACTGTGAAAATGTCTGATTTTGAAGTATTTCAAGCTCTTGCTAAGGACAGTGAAGGCATACATAGTTCAGCTCAGACTGAATATTCCCAG GAAATCCCACAATCCAAACCTTGGGAAAAAGTATCTGGGCCTCCAATATTACCACCCCATCTGTtgcaagttattttaaataaagatacacCATTATCG tgtGAGCCAACACTTTTACCAGAACCCAATCATGTGATGTTGAACCATTTGTATGCATTATCAATTAAGGATGGAGTTATGGTGCTATCAGCAACACATAGACACAGGAAGAAGTATGTCACAACATTGCTGTATAAaccaatttaa
- the LOC110993994 gene encoding UDP-galactose transporter senju — MEKFKKLFPNKEGFIVFALYIILFVFQGVFITASKTENGIYDYNTTLVVFLSELLKLFISAALYTFKRGDKPHIFKAISNNYNLLLQYFIPSLLYCFYNNLAFINLSHYDPTSYYILLQFRVVLTAFIFQFLFKKKLAFIQWISLGILTLGCMLKNFDAATITSKGDPDGIWSQIFNIYFVSINFQNFCSCLAGTYNEYLLKTKGSNVDIFLQNVFMYLDSVICNFFILMCKGEVLTMFQDFQSLGDVFVILITVNSAIVGIVTSFFLKNLNSILKTYASALELIITAVVCYILFHILITFYTIVSICLVVISVAMYFKNPVNNSNVESEQTRKDKKPLLDVVVQ; from the exons atggaaaaatttaaaaagttatttccCAATAAGGAAGGATTTATTGTAtttgctttatatataatattatttgtttttcaag gTGTTTTCATTACTGCATCTAAAACTGAAAATGGAATATATGATTACAACACAACActagttgtttttttatctgAATTGTTAAAGCTATTCATTTCTGCTGCTctgtatacatttaaaagagG AGATAAACctcatatatttaaagctatttcaaataattataatcttcTGCTCCAGTACTTCATACCATCTTTGCTATATTGTTTCTACAATAATTTagcttttatcaatttatcaCATTATGATCCAACATCATACTATATTCTCCTGCAATTCAGAGTAGTACTGAcagcatttatttttcag TTCCTATTCAAGAAAAAGTTGGCATTTATCCAATGGATATCTCTGGGCATACTTACACTAGGTTGTATGTTAAAGAACTTTGATGCTGCTACAATAACATCCAAGGGAGATCCTGATGGTATCTGGTCtcagatatttaatatttattttgtttcaataaacTTTCAAAACTTCTGTTCATGCTTAGCTGGCacttataatgaatatttgcTCAAAACAAAGGGTTCCAATGTAGACATATTTCTACAAAATGTTTTCATGTATTTGGATTCTGTCATTTGcaacttttttattcttatgtgCAAAGGAGAAGTTCTTACTATGTTTCAAGATTTTCAATCTTTAGGAGATGTGTTTGTGATATTAATCACTGTGAATAGTGCTATTGTAGGAATAGTGACAAGCTTCTTTTTGAAGAATTTGAATTCAATTCTCAAAACATATGCTAGTGCTTTAGAGTTAATAATAACAGCTGtggtatgttatattttattccatatactaattacattttacacaATAGTATCTATTTGTTTAGTTGTTATATCTGTGGCtatgtatttcaaaaatcCAGTTAATAACAGTAATGTTGAGAGTGAACAGACGAGAAAAGACAAAAAACCCCTTTTGGATGTAGTTGTTCAATAG